One Magnolia sinica isolate HGM2019 chromosome 2, MsV1, whole genome shotgun sequence genomic window, TGGCCCTTTCTTGGGTTATGGGTGAGCTGGTACTAGTCGAGAGATTAGAAGACTTGGATTGGATTGATgattttatctatttatttttattttttatttttgtgaaacaCATGGCAATCTTGCTCTTGACAATTGGCTTTCACACCAAAATAAGTTTCTGATGTAGAGTTAGAGAATAAAAAATATCAGAAATATGAAGAACTTTGTTGTCCATGTTAAGATATCCTTGGAAAGAGGAAAACATGTTTTTCTTGGGTTAAGGGCTCAGAGAAATTCCCATGCAAGGCATTTTTGCAACCTTGTTAGCTAGTATAAAAAGTCTAATACGGTAATACCACTTTTAtatcaatctattcataatatgtGCATGCAGGTTTTATTTTGCTCTGATTGGTACCTGGTGTGCATTGACTTTCATTGGTTTTTCCTTCTTCATGTTTTCTGGCTGTAGTTTTGGTTGGCTTGAAAATATTATAATGCTTATGCCACACTTTATTTGTTTGTGTAGCCGTACCTTTGTATCCATTATTGGTGTTGTTGCTGGGATTGTGGGGCTTACTGGCTTGATGggttttgtcttttatttcttGATCATGGCAATTACTTCTTTGGGACTCATGGCCAAGGCAAAATTCTCTGTTCATGAATACTTTGATTGCTGGAATCGGATTATAATTGATGGCTTCCTTGGTGGGCTTATGGTATGCTGCTAACACTACTATTTGGTACTATAAACTTGGTCTTGTTAGAATATTTATTACACAAAATGTGCAAATCTACcctttcaaagaagaagaagaagaagaagaagaagaattgcaAATCTACTATTTATTAGTTAAATTACGCCATCCAAAATTTATTTGtagtttctattttttaattttttttgaaaggttattTGTAGTTTCTATTTATCTCATCCTATTAATTATTGACCATATTCTTAATTATATGACATTTGTTATTGCACATGATCATtactaagaaaagaaaaagcaagaaaCAACAAGAGGATGATGAGAAATCAAGCCTGACAAACCCAAAGCGGCCCCCCTAGAAAGAAAACCTCCCCTGACAACTCTTACACTCAAACTCCCAAAGGGGTTGCCCCTCTTATGTATATTAATAGCAATCAAACAAGGAACAACTTTTCCTTTAGCCATACTAAAAACCACCTTGGTGGACTAGGAATGGTATTGAAGATGTGGTTATTTGTGTTACTACCACAGAAACCACATTACAATCCAAAGGGGGAGATGCCAAAGTGCCTTAACAATTCACCCTCCTCTGCCCATCCATTTCAGGCTAAGAAAAGATCACCAACCGCCATCTGCATGACTTATTGCATGCCAAAAGTGTTCAGAGAACCTGTCCAGACTCCAGACTTTTGAAGTGATCCTGTGGTGAATAATGAGGTGTCAACAAATTCCATGTCCTTAATGCACAGTGTTCATAAAATCCTTCCAGATCTTTGAAGCGATCTCACAGTGAATAGGGAGATGATCAACAGATTCTGTGTCCTTTAGGCACATGAAGCACCTTTTTCTGGTTTTGAGCAGTATAATTTCATTGATAAATAGAGATTACGGAAAGATTACAACAAGGGAAGGAATTCTCCAATTATAAAATTCTGGAGAAAACACCCTTCTTAGCCAGGTTTTCTGCTACATTGTTGAGATCTCTAGAAGCACGAGAGAAAGAATTTAAGAAGCTGAGGCAGTTCTTGTATCTCCCTGATTTCCTCTATCTAATGAAGGAACTGCCACAGATAAACGCCCAATGGAGGATCCCATCTGACCATATTGATTGAATCTCCATCTATGATGCAAGGAGAGTGCATATCAACGAGCAGCTGGATAACCTGCCATAAAGTGCCGACTTCCACATTATTGAAATTGGCCCTCCTGATCAGACCAATGAAAACTCGAAGAATTGAACCTTCCCCATCTCTTCTCACCCACCTATCTTGCGAGCCCCGGATTGCCAATAAAACCTCTATCAAGTTTCCATAGACCATTTGGCGATGGGCTGGCAAACTACATCTGTTATCAATGACCTCCAACCAACCCCTCAACACTATCCTTTGAAATTCCTTGTGAAGCAAAGCCTGAGACATAATCTTTGTTCTCACCTTGTTCACCTCCTGAAGAACACTTTATGACTGACATTTCTGATATGGACCACCATACTTTTGGAATGGAAAGATTCCACAAAAGCCTCCCTCTTTCTAATGCAAAACTGAAAATCCCCACTTCCAACAACAATT contains:
- the LOC131237819 gene encoding uncharacterized protein LOC131237819 encodes the protein MAVHEDSSAVGKKSNDASNDLPIFNADNLQCNMKIIYYSRTFVSIIGVVAGIVGLTGLMGFVFYFLIMAITSLGLMAKAKFSVHEYFDCWNRIIIDGFLGGLMVCC